A stretch of the Amycolatopsis sp. BJA-103 genome encodes the following:
- a CDS encoding FecCD family ABC transporter permease produces MTTTFVLRRGRFSARLERRTLWFLVAMIVVIAGLTLLGLCYGAAWASPARVFAALTGSGGGPGVVIREWRLPRVLAGLVFGAALGLAGAIFQNITRNPLGSPDVIGLDSGAYTGALFAITVLSGTSTQLTIGSVLGGVITAAVVYALSLGGGLSGLRLIVIGIAVNAMLTALNSWIVLRAELEVAIAAVGWHAGSLNGVGWDDVAIPFGVLAVLFVVLFTRAPALHQAALGGALAVTTGVRWDRLRLLLVLIGVGCTATVTAVAGPIAFIALAAPQIGRRLARTPGIGLLPAALTGAVLLTGADLAAQMLLAPVSLPVGVVSTVIGGGYLIWLLTKEVRRS; encoded by the coding sequence GTGACCACGACATTCGTCCTGCGGCGCGGGCGGTTCTCCGCCCGGCTGGAACGCCGCACCCTCTGGTTCCTCGTCGCGATGATCGTGGTCATCGCCGGGCTGACGCTGCTCGGGCTCTGTTACGGCGCGGCGTGGGCGAGTCCCGCCCGCGTGTTCGCCGCGCTCACCGGTTCCGGTGGCGGCCCGGGAGTGGTCATCCGCGAATGGCGCCTGCCCCGGGTCCTGGCCGGGCTGGTGTTCGGCGCTGCGCTCGGCCTGGCGGGCGCGATCTTCCAGAACATCACCCGCAATCCGCTCGGCAGCCCGGACGTGATCGGCCTCGACTCCGGCGCCTACACCGGCGCGCTGTTCGCGATCACCGTGCTTTCGGGGACTTCGACGCAGCTGACGATCGGTTCGGTGCTCGGCGGCGTGATCACGGCGGCCGTCGTGTACGCGCTGTCGCTCGGCGGCGGGCTGTCCGGACTGCGGCTGATCGTCATCGGCATCGCGGTGAACGCGATGCTGACCGCGCTCAACTCGTGGATCGTCCTGCGCGCCGAACTGGAGGTCGCGATCGCGGCCGTCGGCTGGCACGCCGGTTCGCTCAACGGGGTCGGCTGGGACGACGTCGCGATCCCGTTCGGCGTGCTCGCGGTGCTGTTCGTCGTGCTGTTCACCAGGGCGCCCGCGCTGCACCAGGCCGCGCTCGGCGGCGCGCTGGCGGTCACCACCGGTGTCCGCTGGGACCGCCTGCGGCTGCTGCTGGTGCTGATCGGGGTCGGCTGCACGGCCACGGTCACCGCCGTCGCCGGGCCGATCGCGTTCATCGCGCTGGCGGCGCCGCAGATCGGGAGGCGGCTGGCCCGCACCCCCGGTATCGGCCTGCTTCCCGCCGCGCTCACCGGCGCCGTGCTGCTGACGGGCGCCGACCTGGCCGCCCAGATGCTGCTGGCGCCCGTCTCATTGCCTGTCGGCGTGGTCAGCACCGTGATCGGCGGCGGCTACCTGATCTGGCTGCTCACCAAGGAGGTGCGGCGCTCATGA
- a CDS encoding FecCD family ABC transporter permease, protein MTTTGRSALLGAALLGLVVVAVLSVGIGAHAIAPGEVVRALLGEGNPSDRAVVLDIRMPRAVLAVGVGAALAVGGVLVQALSRNALAEPGVLGVTAGAGFAIAVGSAFGLTASAPAEVGLAVVGAVGAVALVYAVGSRSPLRLVLAGTALSAVLLGLTLGLRLLFPDTFDVYRFWSVGSLAGREQAPTTIPLIVIGLSLLGAFAVSRQLNAIALGETVAHTLGANVARVRAFTLLLITLMAGAATALAGPILFVGLIVPHLARRVAGASIPWLIAFAVLLGPVLMLAADVGSRVLLPTGEVPVAIVTAFLGGPVLIWAVRKYGAAPL, encoded by the coding sequence GTGACCACCACCGGGCGGTCCGCGCTGCTCGGCGCCGCACTGCTCGGGCTCGTCGTGGTCGCCGTGCTGAGCGTCGGCATCGGCGCGCACGCCATCGCCCCCGGCGAGGTCGTGCGCGCCCTGCTGGGCGAAGGGAATCCGAGTGACCGGGCGGTCGTCCTGGACATCCGGATGCCGAGGGCGGTGCTCGCGGTCGGTGTCGGCGCGGCACTCGCCGTCGGCGGGGTGCTCGTGCAGGCCTTGTCCCGCAACGCTTTGGCCGAACCCGGCGTGCTCGGCGTGACCGCGGGCGCCGGATTCGCCATCGCGGTGGGGTCGGCCTTCGGGCTCACCGCGTCGGCTCCCGCCGAAGTCGGCCTGGCGGTGGTGGGCGCGGTCGGCGCCGTGGCGCTGGTCTACGCGGTCGGCAGCCGGTCGCCGCTGCGGCTGGTGCTCGCCGGCACCGCGCTGAGCGCCGTGCTGCTGGGCCTCACACTCGGCCTGAGACTGCTGTTCCCGGACACCTTCGACGTCTACCGGTTCTGGTCGGTGGGTTCCCTCGCCGGCCGCGAACAGGCGCCGACCACGATCCCGCTGATCGTCATCGGCCTTTCGCTGCTGGGCGCGTTCGCGGTGAGCCGTCAGCTGAACGCCATCGCGCTCGGCGAGACGGTCGCGCACACGCTCGGCGCCAACGTCGCGCGTGTCCGGGCGTTCACCCTGCTGCTGATCACGCTGATGGCGGGCGCGGCCACCGCGCTGGCCGGGCCGATCCTGTTCGTCGGGCTGATCGTGCCGCATCTGGCGCGGCGGGTGGCCGGCGCGTCGATCCCGTGGCTGATCGCGTTCGCCGTCCTGCTCGGACCGGTCCTGATGCTGGCCGCGGACGTCGGATCCCGGGTCCTGCTGCCGACCGGTGAGGTGCCGGTCGCCATCGTGACCGCGTTCCTCGGTGGCCCGGTGCTGATCTGGGCCGTCCGCAAGTACGGGGCGGCGCCGCTGTGA
- a CDS encoding ABC transporter substrate-binding protein, translated as MSTTRTRRFAGAIALALTVATAATACGSGDDAGQAGGGQTRVFAADNGQITIPVSPKRVIATGYAVPALLEAGAPLVGVSSWKRGIPLFNEQERKKYDELAKVAGEAASETNYEAIAQADPDLIVIGVPKPVLADIDLKRLEAIAPVVAIGPSVPSMWRELSRKQADAAGAAAGFDAIKTAYDTKAKGLADKYKAVVPQLKLGHVGAYGEVAKGNFQREFNGSWGTNIAQDLGATYYGQVKVKGGGSKDVSEYPSIEELSTAFAEADAITYSVGPDGAVPAPVKYVLDSPLWKELPAVKAGKVYPFRYTEAATYRAATSTLDAIDQAFAPLLTK; from the coding sequence ATGAGCACCACCAGAACCCGCCGTTTCGCCGGAGCGATCGCCCTCGCGTTGACGGTCGCGACCGCGGCCACCGCCTGCGGCTCCGGCGACGACGCCGGGCAGGCCGGAGGCGGCCAGACCCGGGTGTTCGCCGCCGACAACGGCCAGATCACCATCCCGGTCTCGCCGAAGCGGGTCATCGCCACCGGCTACGCCGTGCCCGCCCTGCTCGAAGCGGGCGCGCCGCTGGTCGGGGTGTCCAGCTGGAAGCGCGGTATCCCGCTGTTCAACGAGCAGGAGCGCAAGAAGTACGACGAGCTGGCGAAGGTCGCCGGCGAGGCGGCCTCGGAGACGAACTACGAGGCGATCGCGCAGGCAGATCCGGACCTCATCGTCATCGGTGTGCCGAAGCCGGTGCTCGCCGACATCGACCTCAAGCGCCTCGAGGCGATCGCCCCGGTCGTGGCGATCGGTCCTTCGGTGCCGTCGATGTGGCGTGAGTTGTCCCGCAAGCAGGCCGACGCCGCCGGTGCGGCCGCCGGGTTCGACGCGATCAAGACCGCGTACGACACCAAGGCCAAGGGCCTGGCCGACAAGTACAAGGCCGTGGTGCCGCAGCTGAAGCTCGGCCACGTCGGTGCCTACGGCGAGGTCGCCAAGGGCAACTTCCAGCGCGAGTTCAACGGCTCCTGGGGTACCAACATCGCGCAGGACCTCGGCGCCACCTACTACGGCCAGGTCAAGGTCAAGGGCGGCGGTTCCAAGGACGTCAGCGAGTACCCGTCGATCGAAGAGCTCTCGACGGCGTTCGCCGAGGCCGACGCGATCACCTACTCCGTCGGCCCGGACGGTGCCGTCCCGGCGCCGGTCAAGTACGTCCTCGACTCGCCGCTGTGGAAGGAACTTCCCGCGGTGAAGGCGGGCAAGGTCTACCCGTTCCGTTACACCGAGGCCGCCACCTACCGGGCCGCGACGTCCACTTTGGACGCCATCGACCAGGCGTTCGCGCCGCTGCTCACGAAGTGA
- a CDS encoding siderophore-interacting protein: MSRADHRHRHLERIAEVRAGQHAEKVPYPIRVRQAEVVRTEMIGSGLLRVTLGGSGTAGFEAHSPDEHVKLLFPELDAEPKLPVQDGDMLRWPKPSPTSREYTVRRYDPATGELDLDVALHEGGLGSGWAEKVTPGTPVHVAGPPGGLIVPHTYDRYLLAGDITALPAIARWLEELPRTAAGWAFIEVTDASEEIELSAPEDVEVHWLHRGDVAAGDSDVLACAVRTIEVPAGERLYAWVAGEAGQLKPLRRWLKNDLGLGKDDHDVTGYWKRGVADFDDEHDH, from the coding sequence GTGAGCCGCGCCGACCACCGCCACCGGCACCTCGAACGCATCGCCGAGGTCCGCGCCGGTCAGCACGCGGAGAAGGTGCCGTACCCGATTCGCGTCCGGCAGGCCGAAGTCGTCCGCACCGAGATGATCGGCTCCGGACTGCTCCGCGTCACCCTCGGCGGGTCCGGCACGGCGGGGTTCGAGGCGCATTCGCCCGACGAGCACGTGAAGCTGCTGTTCCCGGAGCTCGACGCCGAGCCGAAGCTGCCGGTGCAGGACGGCGACATGCTGCGCTGGCCGAAGCCGTCGCCGACGTCGCGCGAGTACACGGTCCGCCGCTACGACCCGGCCACCGGCGAACTCGATCTCGACGTCGCGCTGCACGAAGGCGGACTCGGTTCCGGATGGGCGGAGAAGGTGACCCCCGGAACGCCGGTGCACGTCGCCGGTCCGCCCGGCGGGCTGATCGTGCCGCACACCTACGACCGCTACCTGCTCGCCGGGGACATCACCGCGCTGCCCGCGATCGCGCGCTGGCTCGAAGAGCTGCCCCGCACCGCCGCGGGCTGGGCGTTCATCGAGGTCACCGACGCGAGTGAGGAGATCGAGCTGTCCGCGCCCGAAGACGTCGAGGTGCACTGGCTGCATCGAGGCGACGTCGCCGCGGGTGACTCCGACGTCCTCGCCTGCGCGGTGCGGACGATCGAAGTCCCCGCCGGTGAACGGCTCTACGCCTGGGTCGCCGGGGAGGCCGGGCAGCTCAAGCCCCTGCGCCGCTGGCTCAAGAACGACCTCGGGCTCGGCAAGGACGACCACGACGTGACCGGCTACTGGAAGCGCGGCGTCGCGGACTTCGACGACGAGCACGACCACTGA
- a CDS encoding phosphopantetheine-binding protein, protein MSLTTGKIHADVAELLGCDVAELKPETDLTDLGLDSMRIMGLVEQWRSEGAENLEFADLAEQPNLGHWTKLLTGNAA, encoded by the coding sequence ATGAGCCTCACCACCGGAAAGATCCACGCGGACGTCGCGGAACTGCTCGGCTGCGACGTGGCCGAGCTGAAGCCCGAAACCGATCTCACCGACCTCGGCCTCGACTCGATGCGGATCATGGGCCTGGTCGAGCAGTGGCGCTCCGAGGGGGCGGAGAACCTGGAGTTCGCCGATCTCGCGGAGCAGCCGAACCTCGGCCACTGGACGAAGCTCCTCACCGGGAACGCCGCGTGA
- a CDS encoding isochorismatase family protein has translation MKVVSLPEIRSYSLPTEAELPAGRVGWKPDSARAALLVHDAQRYFLAPYEGSPVPEMVANIAALTEAARAAGVPVFYTAQPGHQAAEDRGLLTEFWGDGIGAVIDEDPAAADVVDELAPQPGDIVLTKWRYSAFQRSTFTEQLAEAGRDQLLITGVYAHIGCQATAVEAFMRDIQPFLVGDAVADFSRERHDQACEYVAQRCGALTTTAAALAAMAPIHAGVPR, from the coding sequence ATGAAAGTCGTGTCACTACCCGAAATCCGGTCCTACTCGTTGCCGACGGAGGCCGAGTTGCCCGCCGGGCGGGTCGGTTGGAAACCCGACTCCGCCCGCGCCGCGCTGCTGGTGCACGACGCGCAGCGGTACTTCCTCGCGCCGTACGAGGGCTCCCCGGTGCCGGAGATGGTCGCGAACATCGCCGCGCTGACCGAAGCAGCCCGGGCGGCGGGCGTTCCGGTGTTCTACACCGCCCAGCCCGGCCACCAGGCCGCCGAGGACCGCGGCCTGCTCACCGAGTTCTGGGGCGACGGCATCGGCGCGGTCATCGACGAGGACCCCGCCGCCGCCGACGTCGTGGACGAACTCGCCCCGCAGCCAGGGGACATCGTGCTGACGAAGTGGCGCTACAGCGCGTTCCAGCGCAGCACCTTCACCGAACAGCTCGCCGAAGCCGGCCGGGACCAGCTGCTGATCACCGGCGTCTACGCGCACATCGGCTGCCAGGCCACCGCCGTCGAGGCCTTCATGCGTGACATCCAGCCGTTCCTGGTCGGCGACGCGGTCGCGGACTTCTCCCGGGAACGCCACGACCAGGCCTGCGAGTACGTCGCTCAGCGCTGCGGCGCCCTGACCACCACCGCCGCCGCGCTCGCCGCGATGGCCCCGATCCACGCCGGAGTACCCCGATGA
- a CDS encoding (2,3-dihydroxybenzoyl)adenylate synthase, whose amino-acid sequence MNPDHVPWPPETAARYRASGHWRGQTFGKLLTGLAEAYAERLAVIGETARWTFAELDERAHRLAAGFAGAGIQAGDRVVVQLPNLPEFASVVFGLWRAGALPVFALPAHRASELRHFAEQSEAAAILTVGEHERFDHAAMARTVAAEIPSVREVFVVGTDEFAALEATTPRALPDPDPAGVAFLQLSGGSTGLPKLIPRTHDDYLYSVRESARICGLRPESVYLAALPAAHNFPLSSPGLLGALHAGAATVFAPRPDADTAFRLIEAEGVTITGLVPPLAAAWAQAAARTTRDLSSLDVLLVGGAKCARELAEKIGPALGCRLQQVFGMAEGLVCYTRLDDPDEYVLATQGRPISPDDEIRVVNPDDPLSTSDDVVAPGEIGALLTRGPYTIRGYYRATEHNKTAFTEDGFYRTGDLVRQHPSGHLEVVGRAKEQINRGGEKVAAEEVENHLMAHPGVLDAAVVAVPDPYLGERTCAYVVPAAGAEPAAAELRRFVRERGVAAFKVPDLVQVVPEFPVTGVGKTSKRELRAALAALAKEG is encoded by the coding sequence GTGAACCCCGACCACGTGCCCTGGCCACCCGAGACCGCCGCGCGCTACCGGGCCTCGGGCCACTGGCGCGGCCAGACCTTCGGCAAGCTGCTCACCGGCCTCGCCGAGGCGTACGCCGAACGTCTCGCCGTGATCGGCGAAACCGCCCGCTGGACCTTCGCCGAACTCGACGAACGGGCGCACCGTCTCGCGGCGGGGTTCGCCGGTGCCGGGATCCAGGCGGGCGACCGGGTCGTCGTGCAGCTGCCGAACCTGCCGGAGTTCGCGTCCGTCGTCTTCGGGCTGTGGCGGGCGGGAGCGTTGCCGGTGTTCGCGCTGCCCGCGCACCGGGCCAGCGAACTGCGGCACTTCGCCGAACAGAGCGAAGCCGCGGCGATCCTGACCGTCGGCGAGCACGAACGGTTCGACCACGCCGCCATGGCGCGTACGGTCGCGGCAGAAATCCCTTCGGTGCGGGAGGTCTTCGTCGTCGGCACGGACGAGTTCGCCGCGCTCGAAGCGACCACGCCGCGAGCGCTGCCGGATCCGGATCCCGCCGGGGTCGCGTTCCTGCAGCTGTCCGGCGGCAGCACCGGTTTGCCCAAGCTGATCCCGCGCACGCACGACGACTACCTCTACAGCGTCCGGGAAAGCGCCCGGATCTGCGGCCTGCGCCCGGAAAGCGTGTACCTGGCCGCCTTGCCCGCCGCGCACAACTTCCCGCTCAGCTCACCCGGCCTGCTCGGGGCGCTGCACGCGGGCGCGGCCACGGTGTTCGCGCCGCGTCCGGACGCCGACACCGCCTTCCGGCTGATCGAGGCCGAAGGCGTGACGATCACCGGGCTCGTACCGCCGCTGGCCGCCGCATGGGCGCAAGCGGCCGCGAGGACCACCCGCGATCTGTCCTCTTTGGACGTCCTGCTCGTCGGCGGCGCCAAATGCGCCCGCGAACTGGCCGAGAAGATCGGGCCCGCGCTGGGCTGCCGCCTCCAGCAGGTGTTCGGCATGGCCGAGGGACTGGTCTGCTACACCCGGCTCGACGACCCGGACGAGTACGTCCTCGCCACGCAGGGGCGGCCGATCTCGCCGGACGACGAGATCCGGGTGGTGAACCCGGACGACCCACTGTCCACTTCGGACGATGTCGTCGCGCCGGGGGAGATCGGCGCGCTGCTGACCCGCGGGCCGTACACGATCCGCGGCTACTACCGCGCCACCGAGCACAACAAGACCGCCTTCACCGAGGACGGTTTCTACCGCACCGGTGACCTCGTGCGGCAGCACCCGTCGGGACACCTCGAAGTGGTCGGCCGGGCCAAGGAACAGATCAACCGCGGCGGCGAGAAGGTGGCCGCGGAAGAGGTCGAGAACCACCTGATGGCCCACCCCGGCGTGCTCGACGCCGCCGTCGTCGCGGTGCCCGACCCGTATCTGGGCGAGCGCACCTGCGCCTACGTCGTCCCCGCGGCCGGTGCCGAGCCCGCCGCGGCGGAACTGCGGCGGTTCGTGCGCGAGCGCGGGGTCGCGGCGTTCAAGGTGCCCGATCTGGTCCAGGTCGTGCCGGAGTTCCCGGTGACCGGCGTCGGCAAGACCAGCAAACGTGAGCTCCGGGCGGCCTTGGCCGCCCTGGCGAAGGAGGGATGA